One segment of Fructilactobacillus hinvesii DNA contains the following:
- the tpiA gene encoding triose-phosphate isomerase, translated as MRTPFIGGNWKMNLSLAEAAQFIDEIQTELPPSSEVETVLAASPLFLQTMQEHNHSPLLVAAENCFYEDEGAYTGEVSPKALSEMGIKYSIVGHSERRKYFHETDEIVNKKVHAVYRNHMLPIICCDETMGRYEIGDHISWMVNQVTAAIRGLDADDVKKAVVAYEPSWAIGTGHTAPADAAEEGCYLIRQTIADIYSDQIANQVRILYGGSVNHENIRELMKQPDIDGVLAGKASLTTDEFTKLANFNHLK; from the coding sequence CAAACTGAGTTACCCCCTAGTAGCGAGGTGGAAACGGTTCTGGCTGCCTCCCCGTTGTTTTTACAAACAATGCAGGAGCACAACCATAGTCCGTTACTAGTTGCTGCGGAAAACTGTTTTTACGAAGATGAAGGGGCTTATACCGGTGAGGTGAGTCCCAAGGCGCTAAGTGAGATGGGCATCAAGTACAGCATTGTGGGTCATTCAGAACGGCGCAAATACTTTCATGAAACTGATGAAATTGTGAATAAAAAGGTTCATGCCGTTTACCGGAACCACATGTTGCCGATTATCTGTTGTGACGAAACGATGGGTCGCTATGAAATTGGGGATCACATTTCCTGGATGGTGAACCAGGTTACGGCTGCTATTCGTGGTTTAGATGCTGATGACGTGAAAAAAGCAGTGGTTGCTTACGAACCAAGCTGGGCCATCGGAACGGGACATACCGCTCCGGCCGATGCTGCTGAGGAAGGTTGTTATTTGATTCGGCAGACCATTGCTGATATTTATTCTGACCAAATTGCTAATCAGGTTCGGATTTTATACGGTGGTAGTGTTAACCACGAAAACATTCGGGAACTCATGAAACAACCAGACATCGACGGGGTGCTGGCCGGGAAAGCTAGTTTAACTACGGATGAATTTACAAAGCTTGCTAACTTTAACCATTTAAAATAG